One region of Catenuloplanes indicus genomic DNA includes:
- a CDS encoding beta-galactosidase produces the protein MEHRWLRWPSPEAGPRMAFGADYNPDQWPREVWDEDVAAMREAGVNIVSIAIFSWARIQPNADTFDWAWLDDAMDLLHANGIAVDLATATASPPPWLTTSHPEILPVDHAGNTLWPGARQHWRPTSPIFREYALRLVRELATRYANHPALTAWHVSNELGCHNVYDFSDDAARAFRTWLKARYGTIEALNDAWATAFWSQRYSAWGQILPPRQAASYPNPTQQLDFKRFSSDALKEYLVAEREILRELTPDVPVTTNFMVMGETKGMNYADWASEVDFVSNDHYFWPGPQGLDELSFSANLTGHIASGRPWFLMEHSTSAVNWQPINLAKRPGDMSRDSLIHVAHGADAVCFFQWRQSKGGAEKYHSAMLPHAGTDSAVFRAVARLGQDLRTIQPVAGTAQAPSRAAILFDWDSWWASELDSHPTEKLRYRAEALDWYTAFLANGVPADVIPASSALENYDLVVAPILHVVPGELASRLESYVAGGGHLVTTYFSGIVDQNDHIWLGGYPGALRDLLGIRIEEFGPLYEGDSVTLDNGADGTLWTDRIDVTGSDVEVLAWYKTGEHAGRAAITRRTVPAGSSDGEPGGDGAPAGTATYVSTRLGPEGLTPLLADLLRAAGITSPLPEEARGQVELAIRTGANEDFWFLINRTDVPVELPGVEGEALLGSITPLAPRGVAILRRSH, from the coding sequence GTGGAACACCGGTGGCTGCGCTGGCCCTCTCCGGAGGCCGGGCCGCGGATGGCGTTCGGCGCCGACTACAACCCCGACCAGTGGCCGCGCGAGGTCTGGGACGAGGATGTCGCCGCCATGCGCGAGGCCGGCGTCAACATCGTCTCGATCGCGATCTTCTCCTGGGCGCGGATCCAGCCGAACGCGGACACGTTCGACTGGGCGTGGCTCGACGACGCGATGGACCTGCTGCACGCGAACGGCATCGCGGTCGACCTGGCCACCGCGACCGCCTCTCCGCCGCCGTGGCTGACCACGTCGCACCCGGAGATCCTGCCGGTCGACCACGCCGGCAACACGCTGTGGCCGGGCGCCCGCCAGCACTGGCGGCCCACCTCGCCGATCTTCCGCGAGTACGCGCTGCGACTGGTCCGCGAGCTGGCCACCCGCTACGCGAACCACCCGGCACTGACCGCCTGGCACGTCAGCAACGAGCTGGGCTGCCACAACGTCTACGACTTCTCCGACGACGCGGCGCGCGCGTTCCGCACCTGGCTCAAGGCCCGGTACGGCACGATCGAGGCGCTGAACGACGCCTGGGCGACCGCGTTCTGGTCGCAGCGGTACAGCGCGTGGGGCCAGATCCTCCCGCCGCGGCAGGCCGCCAGCTACCCGAACCCGACGCAGCAGCTGGACTTCAAGCGGTTCAGCTCGGACGCGCTCAAGGAGTACCTGGTCGCCGAGCGGGAGATCCTGCGCGAGCTCACCCCGGACGTGCCGGTCACCACGAACTTCATGGTGATGGGCGAGACCAAGGGGATGAACTACGCCGACTGGGCGTCCGAGGTGGACTTCGTCTCCAACGACCACTACTTCTGGCCCGGTCCGCAGGGCCTGGACGAGCTGTCCTTCTCCGCGAACCTGACCGGCCACATCGCGTCCGGCCGCCCGTGGTTCCTGATGGAGCACTCCACCAGCGCGGTCAACTGGCAGCCGATCAACCTGGCGAAGCGGCCCGGTGACATGAGCCGCGACTCGCTGATCCACGTGGCGCACGGCGCGGACGCGGTCTGCTTCTTCCAGTGGCGCCAGTCCAAGGGCGGCGCGGAGAAGTACCACTCCGCGATGCTGCCGCACGCGGGCACGGACAGCGCGGTGTTCCGCGCGGTCGCCCGACTGGGCCAGGATCTCAGGACCATCCAACCCGTCGCCGGTACGGCCCAGGCGCCGTCGCGCGCCGCGATCCTGTTCGACTGGGACTCGTGGTGGGCCAGCGAGCTGGACTCGCACCCGACCGAGAAGCTGCGCTACCGGGCCGAGGCGCTGGACTGGTACACCGCGTTCCTGGCCAACGGCGTGCCGGCCGACGTGATCCCGGCGTCCTCCGCGCTGGAGAACTACGACCTGGTCGTGGCGCCGATCCTGCACGTGGTGCCGGGCGAGCTGGCGTCGCGGCTGGAGTCCTACGTCGCGGGCGGCGGTCATCTGGTCACCACGTACTTCTCCGGGATCGTGGACCAGAACGACCACATCTGGCTGGGCGGCTACCCGGGCGCGCTGCGCGACCTGCTCGGCATCCGGATCGAGGAGTTCGGCCCGCTGTACGAGGGTGACAGCGTCACGCTCGACAACGGCGCGGACGGCACGCTGTGGACCGACCGGATCGACGTGACCGGCTCCGACGTCGAGGTGCTGGCCTGGTACAAGACCGGCGAGCACGCGGGCCGGGCGGCGATCACCCGGCGTACCGTCCCGGCCGGCTCGTCCGACGGCGAGCCCGGCGGCGACGGCGCTCCGGCCGGCACCGCGACGTACGTCTCCACCCGGCTCGGGCCGGAGGGGCTCACGCCGCTGCTGGCCGACCTGCTGCGCGCCGCGGGCATCACCAGCCCGCTGCCGGAGGAGGCCCGCGGTCAGGTGGAGCTGGCGATCCGTACCGGTGCGAACGAGGATTTCTGGTTCCTGATCAACCGGACCGACGTGCCGGTCGAGCTGCCCGGCGTCGAGGGCGAGGCGCTGCTCGGCAGCATCACGCCGCTGGCCCCGCGCGGGGTCGCGATCCTGCGGCGCAGCCACTAG
- a CDS encoding DUF1996 domain-containing protein yields MPDKTAKKSKKRWFLLAIPVAVAVTGSGVLVATANAGSNQTPIPGVLEAESYAAQQGAQTEGTSDAGGGRNVGWLSNGDWMRYDNVDLGAAGGGLTVEARVASANTDGGSVEVRAGSQTGELLAAFPITKTGHWQDWVTGTANSPTTLSGKQTIFVNMVSKSRSDFVNVNWLRFTRVNGGAGAPGSSPSATAAASASASAPVPASPGVSPSVSVSPTPAGTAPQTGTGWVVMDQAKWAQELAAFRAITPRTPKERMVPEFHASCKISHTKPDDPIVFPGMPGASHDHTFWGNKSTGAASTAESLFANKATTCEPSTQDFSAYWVPTLLKDNKPVMPKEVTVYYGSRLKDYAATVPFPSGFRMIAGDAKQQTSTGQNNQFWCAGVGGETGRTSDGEWPVCAPTAELIRQLTFPDCWDGVHLDSPDHKSHVGPADNTGKCSGKFPVAIPSISFMLPYPLNTDTEGVKLSSGTGYSMHGDFFNAWVPQALAERVRNCINQHAKCNAQGNF; encoded by the coding sequence GTGCCGGATAAAACGGCGAAAAAGAGTAAAAAGCGGTGGTTCCTGCTCGCCATCCCGGTGGCCGTCGCGGTCACCGGCAGCGGCGTGCTGGTCGCCACCGCCAACGCGGGCAGCAACCAGACGCCGATCCCCGGCGTGCTCGAGGCCGAGTCCTACGCGGCTCAGCAGGGCGCGCAGACCGAGGGCACCAGCGACGCCGGCGGCGGCCGCAACGTCGGCTGGCTCAGCAACGGCGACTGGATGCGCTACGACAACGTCGACCTCGGCGCGGCCGGCGGCGGCCTGACCGTCGAGGCGCGCGTGGCCTCGGCGAACACCGACGGCGGCAGCGTCGAGGTGCGCGCGGGCAGCCAGACCGGCGAGCTGCTGGCCGCGTTCCCGATCACCAAGACCGGCCACTGGCAGGACTGGGTGACCGGCACCGCGAACAGCCCGACCACGCTCAGCGGCAAGCAGACCATCTTCGTCAACATGGTCAGCAAGAGCCGCAGCGACTTCGTGAACGTCAACTGGCTCCGGTTCACCCGGGTCAACGGCGGCGCCGGTGCGCCCGGGTCGTCCCCGTCCGCCACCGCCGCCGCCTCGGCGTCCGCGTCGGCCCCGGTCCCGGCCTCGCCGGGCGTGTCGCCGTCGGTCAGCGTGTCGCCCACGCCGGCCGGCACCGCGCCGCAGACCGGCACCGGCTGGGTGGTGATGGACCAGGCGAAGTGGGCGCAGGAGCTGGCCGCGTTCCGCGCGATCACGCCGAGGACGCCGAAGGAGCGGATGGTCCCGGAGTTCCACGCCTCCTGCAAGATCAGCCACACCAAGCCGGACGACCCGATCGTCTTCCCCGGCATGCCTGGTGCGTCGCACGACCACACGTTCTGGGGCAACAAGAGCACCGGCGCCGCGTCGACCGCCGAGTCGCTGTTCGCGAACAAGGCCACCACGTGCGAGCCGTCCACCCAGGACTTCTCCGCGTACTGGGTGCCGACACTGCTCAAGGACAACAAGCCGGTCATGCCGAAGGAGGTCACGGTCTACTACGGCTCGCGCCTCAAGGACTACGCCGCGACCGTGCCGTTCCCGTCCGGCTTCCGCATGATCGCCGGTGACGCGAAGCAGCAGACCAGCACCGGCCAGAACAACCAGTTCTGGTGCGCCGGCGTCGGCGGTGAGACCGGGCGGACCTCCGACGGCGAGTGGCCGGTCTGCGCACCGACCGCGGAGCTGATCCGCCAGCTGACGTTCCCGGACTGCTGGGACGGCGTGCACCTGGACAGCCCGGACCACAAGTCGCACGTCGGCCCGGCGGACAACACCGGCAAGTGCTCCGGCAAGTTCCCGGTCGCGATCCCGTCGATCTCGTTCATGCTGCCGTACCCGCTGAACACGGACACCGAGGGCGTCAAGCTGTCGTCCGGCACCGGGTACTCGATGCACGGCGACTTCTTCAACGCGTGGGTGCCGCAGGCGCTGGCCGAGCGCGTGCGCAACTGCATCAACCAGCACGCCAAGTGCAACGCCCAGGGCAACTTCTGA
- a CDS encoding glycosyltransferase: MRILIGADTYAPHVNGASYFAQRLAAALNERHEVHVVSPATGYGSERRVTAEGIVEHRVRSLPIWQRREFRFSLPIALRRVAGRILDEVRPDVVHVQSHFPVCRALIAAAHERGIFVVATNHFMPENLTHYLPLGRDQVHAWAWRDAARVFARADVVTAPTPYAAALATVAGIPGPVLPISCGIDLSRFRSGGDAAGFRHRYGLEDVPTVAFVGRLDSEKNLDVLVRAFATVRRRVRAQLLLVGTGAEDRALRALAAELGVADSVRFAGFVPDEELPDAYAASTVFVNPGTAELQSLVTLEAMACGRPVLGADAAALPHLVINDETGYLFAPGDTRALAGHLATLLQDPHLAAALGRRARAVAEQHDESRTVAAFEQLYAIGGDRSARVPMALAA; encoded by the coding sequence ATGCGCATCCTCATCGGCGCCGACACCTACGCCCCGCACGTCAACGGCGCCTCCTACTTCGCCCAGCGCCTCGCGGCCGCGCTGAACGAGCGCCACGAGGTGCACGTGGTCAGTCCCGCGACCGGGTACGGCAGCGAGAGACGGGTCACCGCCGAGGGCATCGTCGAGCACCGGGTGCGGTCGCTGCCGATCTGGCAGCGCCGGGAGTTCCGGTTCTCGCTGCCGATCGCGCTGCGCCGGGTGGCCGGGCGGATCCTGGACGAGGTGCGCCCGGACGTGGTGCACGTGCAGAGCCACTTCCCGGTCTGCCGCGCGCTGATCGCGGCCGCGCACGAGCGTGGGATCTTCGTGGTCGCCACGAACCACTTCATGCCGGAGAACCTGACGCACTACCTGCCGCTCGGCCGGGACCAGGTGCACGCCTGGGCGTGGCGGGACGCGGCCCGGGTGTTCGCCCGGGCGGACGTGGTCACCGCGCCGACGCCGTACGCGGCCGCGCTGGCCACGGTGGCCGGCATCCCCGGCCCGGTGCTGCCGATCTCGTGCGGCATCGACCTGTCCCGGTTCCGGTCCGGCGGGGACGCGGCCGGTTTCCGCCACCGGTACGGCCTCGAGGACGTCCCCACGGTCGCGTTCGTCGGCCGGCTGGACTCGGAGAAGAACCTGGACGTGCTGGTCCGCGCGTTCGCCACGGTGCGCCGGAGGGTCCGTGCACAGCTGCTGCTGGTCGGCACCGGCGCGGAGGACCGGGCGCTGCGCGCGCTCGCGGCCGAGCTGGGCGTCGCGGACTCGGTGCGGTTCGCCGGTTTCGTCCCGGACGAGGAGCTGCCGGACGCGTACGCGGCGTCGACCGTGTTCGTCAACCCGGGCACCGCGGAGCTGCAGAGCCTGGTGACGCTGGAGGCGATGGCGTGCGGCCGCCCGGTGCTGGGCGCGGACGCGGCCGCGCTGCCGCACCTGGTGATCAACGACGAGACCGGTTACCTGTTCGCGCCGGGCGACACCCGCGCGCTGGCCGGTCACCTGGCGACGCTGTTGCAGGACCCGCACCTCGCGGCCGCGCTGGGCCGCCGGGCCCGCGCCGTGGCCGAGCAGCACGACGAGTCGCGCACCGTGGCCGCGTTCGAGCAGCTCTACGCGATCGGCGGGGACCGCTCCGCGCGCGTGCCGATGGCGCTCGCGGCCTGA
- a CDS encoding DedA family protein has product MDTYAWIGPLVLVEGPAATVTAGSMVGAGLARFWPVWAIVVLADVTGDSLLYLAGRWSRHPRVSSLLARIGFTSRRAAGVTRSLPRLVMTAKLVDVLAMPAFVAAGIARIPYRRFAAWVTAGSAIRAAVLIGAGALLGTRLTGLLELPGGFLLLTAAVAGPVLLIHLLLNRLFRRLTTIRETKTPCASSSAPTPTPRTSTAPPTSPSASRPR; this is encoded by the coding sequence ATGGACACGTACGCCTGGATCGGCCCGTTGGTGCTGGTCGAGGGGCCGGCCGCGACGGTCACCGCCGGCTCGATGGTCGGCGCCGGACTGGCCCGGTTCTGGCCGGTCTGGGCGATCGTCGTGCTCGCGGACGTGACCGGCGACAGCCTGCTCTACCTGGCCGGCCGCTGGTCGCGGCACCCGCGGGTGTCGTCGCTGCTGGCCCGGATCGGGTTCACCTCGCGGCGTGCCGCGGGCGTCACCCGCTCGCTGCCGCGGCTGGTGATGACCGCGAAGCTCGTCGACGTGCTGGCCATGCCCGCGTTCGTCGCGGCCGGCATCGCGCGCATCCCGTACCGCCGGTTCGCGGCCTGGGTGACGGCCGGGTCCGCGATCCGGGCCGCGGTGCTGATCGGCGCCGGTGCGCTGCTCGGCACCAGGCTCACCGGCCTGCTGGAGCTGCCCGGCGGTTTCCTGCTGCTCACCGCGGCCGTGGCCGGCCCGGTCCTGCTCATCCACCTGCTCCTCAACCGGCTCTTCCGCCGCCTCACCACGATCAGGGAGACGAAGACCCCATGCGCATCCTCATCGGCGCCGACACCTACGCCCCGCACGTCAACGGCGCCTCCTACTTCGCCCAGCGCCTCGCGGCCGCGCTGA
- a CDS encoding sensor histidine kinase, with amino-acid sequence MSGVSMHVHGVPRRWWLVVGALAGMLLVGTATVMTDVYDVPLLISWGAATAQCGALALTLTRPRIATVLQLAAVAVFAFAQQGAAGIWPFQPPVMLTMVVHVALIGLRWPWREAVVIWWISALFGILLATVDPRGRTIEVGDTALITYATNSVMVLFGTIAWRQRGAVRRELAQARRDVELEQAQRALVEERNRIARELHDVVAHSMSVIHMQATSAVYRFPDIDPEPRAEFGRIAAGTRATLREMRALLALLRDESADTAARPLPDLRDLGELAESARRGGVPVTLDVTGDPGDGAVGLAAYRIVQESLSNVIRHAPGADTRVRVAVERGELLVDVVNGPPAALPRLIEEPARAGHGLVGMRERARLAGGHVRTAAQPDGGYRVTARLPLSADPLPPLSEGPLVPSAGPVAHPAVEEGNA; translated from the coding sequence GTGAGCGGGGTGTCGATGCACGTGCACGGTGTGCCGAGGCGGTGGTGGCTGGTCGTCGGCGCGCTGGCCGGCATGCTGCTGGTCGGGACCGCGACCGTGATGACCGACGTCTACGACGTGCCGCTGCTGATCTCGTGGGGTGCCGCGACCGCGCAGTGCGGCGCGCTGGCGCTCACCCTGACCCGGCCGCGCATCGCAACGGTGCTGCAGCTCGCGGCCGTGGCGGTGTTCGCGTTCGCGCAGCAGGGCGCGGCGGGCATCTGGCCGTTCCAGCCGCCGGTGATGCTGACCATGGTGGTGCACGTTGCGCTGATCGGGCTGCGCTGGCCGTGGCGCGAGGCCGTGGTCATCTGGTGGATCAGCGCGCTCTTCGGCATCCTGCTGGCGACCGTCGACCCGCGCGGCCGGACCATCGAGGTGGGCGACACCGCGCTGATCACCTACGCGACGAACTCGGTGATGGTGCTGTTCGGCACGATCGCCTGGCGGCAGCGCGGCGCGGTCCGGCGGGAGCTGGCCCAGGCCCGGCGCGACGTGGAGCTGGAGCAGGCCCAGCGCGCGCTGGTCGAGGAGCGCAACCGGATCGCGCGCGAGCTGCACGACGTGGTCGCGCACAGCATGTCGGTGATCCACATGCAGGCGACCTCCGCGGTGTACCGGTTCCCGGACATCGACCCGGAGCCGCGCGCGGAGTTCGGCCGGATCGCGGCCGGCACCCGGGCCACGCTGCGGGAGATGCGCGCGCTGCTGGCGCTGCTGCGCGACGAGAGCGCGGACACCGCGGCCCGCCCGCTGCCGGACCTGCGCGACCTGGGCGAGCTGGCCGAGTCCGCGCGCCGCGGGGGCGTGCCGGTGACGCTGGACGTGACCGGTGATCCCGGTGACGGGGCCGTGGGGCTGGCCGCGTACCGGATCGTGCAGGAGTCGCTGAGCAACGTGATCCGGCACGCGCCGGGCGCGGACACCCGGGTCCGGGTCGCGGTCGAGCGCGGCGAGCTGCTGGTCGACGTGGTCAACGGCCCACCGGCCGCGCTGCCCCGGCTGATCGAGGAGCCGGCCCGCGCCGGGCACGGCCTGGTCGGCATGCGCGAGCGCGCCCGGCTCGCCGGCGGCCACGTCCGGACCGCCGCTCAGCCGGACGGCGGCTACCGCGTCACCGCCCGGCTCCCGCTCTCCGCGGACCCGCTGCCTCCGCTGTCCGAGGGCCCGCTAGTCCCGTCCGCCGGGCCGGTGGCTCACCCGGCCGTCGAGGAAGGCAACGCATGA
- a CDS encoding response regulator, translating to MIRILIADDQPMIRSGVRVILESQPDLTVVGVAENGREAIERSRALRPDVVLMDVRMPELDGLAATRELLGAGEPAPRVLMLTTFDIDDYVYEALRAGASGFLLKDSEPEELMRAVRVVARSESLLAPTITRRLIENFLDSRPPEPVAGPALDALTDREREVLRHMAMGMSNAEIARALFIAEQTTKTHVSRILNKLGLRDRVHAVVFGYENGLVTPGRNTSLPG from the coding sequence ATGATCCGGATTCTGATCGCGGACGATCAGCCGATGATCCGGTCCGGGGTGCGGGTCATCCTGGAGTCGCAGCCGGATCTGACCGTGGTCGGCGTCGCGGAGAACGGGCGGGAGGCGATCGAGCGCAGCCGCGCGCTCCGGCCGGACGTGGTGCTGATGGACGTGCGCATGCCGGAGCTGGACGGGCTGGCCGCGACGCGGGAACTGCTCGGCGCGGGCGAGCCGGCGCCGCGCGTGCTGATGCTGACCACGTTCGACATCGACGACTATGTGTACGAGGCGTTGCGTGCGGGCGCGAGCGGGTTCCTGCTCAAGGACAGCGAGCCGGAGGAGCTGATGCGCGCGGTCCGGGTGGTGGCACGCAGCGAGTCGCTGCTGGCCCCGACGATCACCCGCCGCCTGATCGAGAACTTCCTCGACTCCCGGCCGCCGGAGCCGGTGGCCGGCCCGGCGCTGGACGCGCTGACCGACCGCGAGCGCGAGGTACTGCGGCACATGGCGATGGGCATGTCGAACGCGGAGATCGCCAGGGCGCTGTTCATCGCGGAGCAGACCACGAAGACCCACGTCAGCCGGATCCTGAACAAGCTCGGCCTGCGTGACCGGGTGCACGCCGTGGTCTTCGGCTACGAGAACGGGCTGGTGACACCGGGCCGGAACACGTCACTGCCGGGATGA
- a CDS encoding class I SAM-dependent methyltransferase, with protein MEKLLLFPGRHHLLTRFQAEFLRRAAGDATVVWAVTSANHENTKRNPIPYHRREAAIERLSAHEGLRSLVVPVFDTAPTGRFAAVTVKNIEVATGLTVTPENTVVACSTPAVASLYTALGFPVVPVEDDPALAADPPERPWDVLMRLAGGDETWRELAHPASVDVFGRYRLVEAVRAVVNDPVVGDEGGLTATRDYRTYVEAFAAGAERKWGLVREHVRPGRIVDVGCGAGAVLEMADREPALRESDLIGVEVARHLFEECVHKKAQGAFTNPNVFFYHRNVLGGAVFAPRSIDTTMTFALTHEIWSYGARMESLRRFVAAIYEHTVPGGVWINSDVCGPDGKDQLVHLRLSTSDGANPDAPADLGGDVAGYVSGLSTRARLDQFAKDFRFPFAFRPVSDDVVELTLADAMDFLTRKDYTDNWLSETQEQFCGLEMADWKGLLTDVGFEVDPASRTTRNDWIVQNRLAPVASLHRPDGTALDWPVTHTLLIARRPLNT; from the coding sequence ATGGAGAAACTCCTGCTCTTCCCCGGTCGGCACCACCTGCTGACGCGTTTTCAGGCAGAGTTCCTGCGGCGGGCGGCCGGGGACGCGACCGTGGTGTGGGCGGTGACGTCGGCGAACCATGAGAACACGAAGCGTAATCCGATCCCGTATCACCGGCGCGAGGCCGCGATCGAGCGGCTCAGCGCGCATGAGGGGCTACGTTCGCTGGTGGTGCCGGTGTTCGACACCGCGCCGACGGGCCGGTTCGCCGCGGTGACGGTGAAGAACATCGAGGTGGCGACCGGGCTGACGGTGACGCCGGAGAACACGGTGGTGGCCTGCTCGACGCCGGCGGTCGCGTCGCTCTACACCGCGCTGGGATTCCCGGTGGTGCCGGTCGAGGACGACCCGGCGCTGGCCGCGGACCCGCCCGAGCGCCCGTGGGACGTGCTGATGCGGCTGGCCGGCGGCGACGAGACGTGGCGCGAGCTGGCGCATCCGGCGTCGGTGGACGTGTTCGGGCGGTACCGGCTGGTGGAGGCGGTGCGCGCGGTGGTGAACGACCCGGTGGTCGGCGACGAGGGTGGGCTGACCGCGACCCGCGACTACCGGACGTACGTGGAGGCGTTCGCCGCCGGTGCCGAGCGCAAGTGGGGTCTGGTCCGTGAGCACGTGCGGCCGGGCCGGATCGTGGACGTCGGGTGCGGCGCGGGCGCGGTGCTGGAGATGGCGGACCGCGAGCCGGCGCTGCGGGAGAGCGACCTGATCGGCGTGGAGGTGGCGCGGCACCTGTTCGAGGAGTGCGTGCACAAGAAGGCCCAGGGCGCGTTCACGAACCCGAACGTGTTCTTCTACCACCGCAACGTGCTCGGCGGTGCGGTGTTCGCGCCGCGGTCGATCGACACCACGATGACGTTCGCGCTCACCCACGAGATCTGGTCGTACGGCGCGCGGATGGAGTCGCTGCGCCGGTTCGTGGCCGCGATCTACGAGCACACCGTGCCGGGCGGAGTGTGGATCAACAGTGACGTGTGCGGGCCGGACGGCAAGGACCAGCTGGTGCACCTGCGGCTGTCCACGTCGGACGGTGCGAACCCGGATGCGCCGGCCGACCTCGGCGGCGACGTCGCCGGCTACGTGAGCGGGCTGTCCACCCGGGCGCGGCTCGACCAGTTCGCGAAGGACTTCCGGTTCCCGTTCGCCTTCCGCCCGGTGTCGGACGACGTGGTCGAGCTGACGCTGGCGGACGCGATGGACTTCCTGACCCGCAAGGACTACACGGACAACTGGCTGTCCGAGACGCAGGAGCAGTTCTGCGGGCTGGAGATGGCGGACTGGAAAGGGCTGCTGACCGACGTCGGGTTCGAGGTCGACCCGGCCTCGCGGACCACGCGCAACGACTGGATCGTGCAGAACCGGCTGGCGCCGGTCGCGTCGCTGCACCGGCCGGACGGCACCGCGCTGGACTGGCCGGTCACCCACACGTTGCTGATCGCGCGGCGCCCGCTCAACACCTGA
- a CDS encoding oxidoreductase, producing MRRIRAVLLAVVVVLLPSAAVASPGPSWALSPSGSTARLRGLSVVSAQVVWASGSGGTVLRTVDGGRHWASTGPAGTEALQFRDIEAFDARRAVALSIGAGADSRVYRTVDGGRTWTETFRNPDPDAFYDCLAFTDERRGLALSDPVGGAFRILSTSDGGRSWAVLSRVRMPAALAGEFAFAASGTCLVAGADGRYWFATGGGATARVFSTADHGRSWRVTATPVPSGPSAGIYSLAFRSPGQGVAVGGDYAAPASAPSGAAVFRDGRWTASAVPPGEYRSGAAWVPGRRASVLAVGPAGSSLSHDGGHTWTEFDQGSFDTVDCAAGRRAPVCWASGEAGRLAVLG from the coding sequence ATGAGGCGTATCCGGGCCGTCCTGCTCGCCGTCGTCGTCGTGCTGCTGCCGTCCGCCGCGGTCGCGTCGCCGGGCCCGTCCTGGGCGCTGTCGCCGTCCGGGAGCACGGCCCGGCTGCGCGGGCTGTCCGTGGTGTCGGCGCAGGTGGTGTGGGCCAGCGGCAGCGGCGGCACGGTGCTGCGGACCGTGGACGGCGGCCGGCACTGGGCGTCCACCGGCCCGGCGGGCACGGAGGCGTTGCAGTTCCGTGACATCGAGGCGTTCGACGCGCGGCGGGCCGTGGCGCTGTCCATCGGCGCGGGCGCGGATTCGCGCGTCTACCGGACCGTTGACGGCGGTCGAACCTGGACGGAGACGTTCCGCAACCCCGACCCGGACGCGTTCTACGACTGCTTGGCGTTCACCGACGAGCGGCGCGGCCTGGCACTGTCCGACCCGGTCGGCGGCGCGTTCCGGATCCTGTCCACGTCGGACGGTGGCCGCAGCTGGGCGGTGCTGTCCCGGGTGCGGATGCCGGCGGCGCTGGCCGGCGAGTTCGCGTTCGCGGCCAGCGGCACGTGCCTGGTCGCCGGCGCCGACGGCCGGTACTGGTTCGCCACCGGCGGCGGCGCGACCGCGCGGGTGTTCTCGACCGCGGATCACGGCCGCAGCTGGCGGGTGACCGCGACGCCGGTCCCGTCCGGTCCGTCCGCGGGCATCTACTCGCTGGCGTTCCGGTCGCCGGGCCAGGGCGTCGCGGTCGGCGGTGACTACGCGGCGCCGGCCTCCGCACCATCCGGCGCGGCCGTGTTCCGCGACGGCCGGTGGACCGCGTCCGCGGTCCCACCGGGGGAGTACCGGTCCGGCGCGGCGTGGGTGCCCGGCCGGCGCGCGTCCGTGCTGGCGGTCGGCCCGGCCGGCAGCTCGCTCAGCCACGACGGCGGCCACACGTGGACGGAGTTCGACCAGGGCAGTTTCGACACGGTCGACTGCGCCGCCGGCCGGCGGGCGCCGGTGTGCTGGGCGTCCGGCGAGGCGGGACGGCTGGCGGTGCTCGGCTAG
- a CDS encoding Gfo/Idh/MocA family protein produces the protein MSPVTIALVGAGSRGQKYAEWVAAHPDRACLVAVADPLPHRRERAGGTPYPRWEDLIGEGRVADAVIIATQDRDHLGPAEAFARAGYHVLLEKPLAPAADECRRIVATVADAGVLLAVCHVLRYTPCTDLVKRTSGPARPSHWRATSRSSRPSRPGAPARWSRCRPGERHLRRADRAAAAARHAVEPPVETRARDDQRTLRPIGERAHA, from the coding sequence ATGAGTCCGGTGACGATCGCGCTGGTCGGTGCGGGCAGCCGCGGGCAGAAGTACGCGGAGTGGGTCGCCGCACACCCGGACCGGGCGTGCCTGGTCGCGGTCGCCGATCCGCTCCCGCACCGGCGGGAGCGAGCCGGCGGCACCCCGTACCCCCGTTGGGAGGATCTGATCGGCGAGGGCCGCGTCGCGGACGCGGTGATCATCGCGACGCAGGACCGGGATCATCTAGGCCCGGCCGAGGCGTTCGCCCGCGCCGGCTATCACGTGCTGCTGGAGAAGCCGCTGGCACCGGCCGCGGACGAGTGCCGCCGGATCGTCGCCACGGTCGCGGACGCCGGCGTGCTGCTGGCCGTCTGCCACGTGCTGCGCTACACGCCCTGCACCGACCTCGTGAAACGCACATCCGGTCCGGCCCGGCCGAGTCACTGGCGAGCCACCTCGCGGTCTTCGCGGCCGAGCAGGCCCGGCGCACCGGCACGGTGGTCACGGTGCCGGCCGGGTGAACGTCACCTCCGCCGTGCTGACCGTGCCGCCGCTGCGGCCCGGCACGCGGTGGAACCGCCAGTGGAGACTCGTGCGCGCGATGACCAGCGCACACTCCGGCCGATCGGTGAACGTGCGCATGCCTGA